CCCGCCCCAACGGCATCGCCTTCTCACCGGATGAAAAAACACTGTACGTCGCTCAGTCCGATCCTGAAGCCGCCCTCTGGAAAGCATTCCCCGTCAATAAGGATGGGACACTGGGGCAGAGCAAGGTCTTCGGTGATGTCACCGAAAATGTCGGCAAGCTGCCCGGACTGCCCGATGGTCTGAAGACCGACTTCAAAGGGAACGTCTTCGCCACTGGACCAGGGGGCTGTTATATCTTCAGTCCCGAAGGTGATTTGCTGGGACGTATCAGCACCGGCGAACGGACAGCCAACTGTGCCTGGGGTAATGACGGTTCAGTCCTTTACCTCACCGCAGATACTTACCTGGTTCGCATTCAGACCAAGACCAGGGGACACGTCGGACCTCCCAAGGCCAAATAAGACGGTCGCCCCATCAGACGGTCCTGGAGCTAAATCACCTCCCTCCCGGTGTTCCCCTCAGCGGGACGCCGGGGGAGCGGGAGGCACAACTGGTGTCTGGCTCTGACTGTTCTTAAACACAAACAGCACTCTGACCGGGGGCTTATCCCCGCCTGCGGATCGCTGGTTCGTTGTCAGTTTCTGATCAGCAGCGTACGGCAGCAGACCCTGGTTCGGCTTGGAGGCAACCAGGGGCGCCTCGGGTGAAGCAGACCTGGCCTGACTCAGTGTCGGGAGTGGCGTCGCGCGTTTGTACTCTCTAGCGCGTCGCGTGAGCTGTTCGGCAGGCACCTGCATCCGATAGCGGGTCTGGTAACCTGTGTTTTCGTTCGAACGTGCCAGACCATCGTTAGCAGAAGTATCGTCGCTGGCTTTGCTATCCTGCTTTTGATTGCCCCCCGCCTGGAAGGGAGTGTCAGCTTCGGCTGCTGTGTTATCCGCCAGCAGACGTGGCAGGTCTTTGACGCTTTCCGTCAGTGAGGATTCATCGATGGCCGGCTGCAGGGACAGGCCCAGCAACTGACTCTGATTCAGATCTTTCTGCAAATCATTCAGCGCCGAGGCCACCTGGGTATCGGAGGCTTCCACGAAGACCGCGAACAGTTCATCCTCTTGAGCCGGTTCCGTCTTCTTTTCACCGGCGCTGTTACCGTTCTGGGAATTCAGGCGGTTCAGCTGACGTTCCACTTCAGATTGCTTTTTCTGATTGACCGGAATGTTATTCTTGCTCAACAGCAGTTCCATGGTGCCCAGTGCCTGTTTCACATCGACCACCCGCACTTCGATCACCGCAACCTTGCCATTGATATCCTGGAAGTAAGGCAAGACGTCGCCAATGCGGATCGCATCCATGGGAATATGTGAGGGCAGGCCTGTCATCGGAGGAATTGCCGGAAACGTGAGACGATTCTGGGCTTGGACTTCCGCCATGCGTTGCATGGCTTTCTGCTCTGCAAACGTGTTTTTAATCGCAAAGTCTGCCTTCTCTTTGCGGGCCAGATCGGTACCGCCCAACCCGGGTTGTCCTTTTGCCGGCTCGCTTTTTGCAGCGGCAGGGGCTGACATCCGCAGGGAGACAGAAGGCGCGTTTTCAGAGGGAGCTGTAGCCGTTTTCATTTTCAGGTCTGCGACCGGTTTACCCTGGTAACTGAAACTGTTATGAAACGCGTCTACCTGCTCACCTTCCTGCAGCGCGACCTCTGATTCGGGTGCGGGTTCAGCCTGACTCAGCAGTGTTGCCTGTTGATCGGTAGAGGTCATCTGCCAGTTGGTACCTGCGTTCGGCTCTGGAATATTCAGCAGTAAAACAAATAAGACCAAGGCTGCCAGAGAAGAACAGGTACTGATGGCGACCGCAATCCGGTAACGCAGCATTGAAGGACCCGACGAGGCCGGAGCCGTTTCGGGTGGTGCTGGAGTGGAGTTCAACAGGGTTTCCTGTTCGATCCGTTTGCGGATCGAGGGCGCCAGTTCGGGCGGCGCGGACTCCGTCGCTGTCTCCTGGATCAGCCGGGAGATCTCACCGAACTCGTGCAGTTCCTGTCGCGCTGCCGCTGACTCTTCCAGCAGCGACTCCAACTCCCGGCTTTCCTCAGCAGAGGACTCCCGGTCGAAGTAGGCGGACAGGTTTTCGTTAGATGATGGACTACTCATTTTGATTCACTTATAGATGACTCGTGGTCAGACTCGGAAACACGGGCCAGGGGTGCCTCCTGGAACAACGCGTTCAGTTTCTGTTTCAGTTCATTCCTTCCTCTAAAAATGCGGCTGCGGACCGTTCCCAGCGGAACGTCAGTGAGCTCAGCGATTTCTCCGTAAGACAAACCTTCCAGCTCCCGCAGAATCAGCGGGGTCCGGTATTCTTCCTGTAATTCATTCAACGCCTGGTGGACAATCTGTTTACGCTCGGTGCGTTCTGCCACGTCGGGAGGGTGTTGGTCGGGGTGAGGATCTTCCAGCCATTGACCTGACTGGTTTTCCTGCGGATCAATGGGGGTGGCGGATCGTTTCTGTTTTCGTTTCTGGGTGATCGCTGCATTAAAAGCGATGCGGAACAGCCAGGAGTAAAAGGCGGCTGTTCCCCGGAATGTGTTCAACTTGAAAAATGCCTGGGTAAAGCCTTCCTGGGCTGCGTCGCGCGCATCGTCGCTGGAGCCCAGAATCCGCACCAGCGTTCGATACAGACGGTCCTGATATTTTAGAACCAGCTGATCAAACGCCTCAGTACGACCTGCCAAACACTCTTGAATCAGGTATTGATCATTGTTGGTCACAGTAATAGAGAGACGAAACCAGGCTTAATGAAGTTCCCGCGGTTCACAGAAAACCGCAGTTTTACACAAAATCGATCAACGCTGAGATGGTATCTTCTTACTTTTCAGTATCTTACGTCAATGTCAATTCGTGAGAGCGACATAATTCAAGCCTGCGAATCAGCCGTCAGCTCACGATTATCGATCAATCGTGTGGAACCGGACCAGGCGGCGATCAACGCGACCATTCGGCTTTGAGAGTTTGAGAGCTCTTCCAGAGTGTCTGGATCAGCAATCGTCGCATAATCGAGTTTGATCAACGGCGTTCCCGACAGCAGCTCCCGCATCTCTGTTTTGATGCACTCGAGATCCGTCTCACCCGAGGCGATTTGTTCCTCGGCCAGCGCCAGCGCTCGAGAGAGAGACAAAGCCGATGCCCTTTCCTCCGCTGAGAGATAAGCATTGCGACTGCTCAGCGCCAGACCGTCTGTGTCTCGGATGATAGGGCACGTGATGATTTCCACCGGAAGATTCAGATCGAGACACATCCGCCGTACGATGGCCTGCTGCTGATAATCTTTCGCCCCGAAATAAGCTTTGTCGGGCAGACAGCTGAGCAGGAGTTTGGTGACCACGGTCGTGACGCCGCGGAAGTGATGCGGCCGGGTTGCGCCCTCCAGTGTCTCCGTCAGTGTCTCCACATCCACATGCGTTGAGAAGTGGGACGGATACATCATGTCTTTGGTCGGCGTCCAGACCAGGTCCGCCCCCGCAGCCTGGCATTTCTCCAGGTCTGCAGCCAGCGTCCGCGGGTACTTGTCGAAATCTTCATTCGGGCCGAACTGTGTCGGATTCACGAAGATCGATACCACGACGAAATCGCACTCTTTTCGTGCGGCTTCCACGAGGCTGGCATGTCCCTGATGCAGGGCACCCATGGTTGGCACAAAACCGATGACGGCATCTCCCTGGCGGGCTGCCCGTACTTGCTGTCGCAGTTCCGGGATTTCAGCAACCGTATCCATGCGCGCTTATTCCGATCTGTGGGTAAGATCTCGTCCCGTCAGGCGACTAGGATTTTTTCGGAGACGATTTCCGGTTTCCGCCACCCCGTTTTCCCGACGAACGACGCGAAGACCGTTTCGGACGTCGGCGGCTCTGATCGTCAGTTGCTTCCGGATCCGACTTTTTGCTGTCTCCCTCTTTGGCCTCTTTGGCTTTGTCCTGGCTGGAAGACTTACCGTTTACCAGCTTGGGGTCCAGCAGATAAGAGATGGCTTCCTCCCAACTCGGTACGTTGGGGTATTTGTTTTCAATCTCGTTCTTGCGGGGACGCGGTGCTTCGGAGCTGTCTGTTTCATCGTCAGAGTCAGACTCTGCAGCAGCAGGCTTTTTGCGACGACGAGAGCGGCGCGAGCGTTTCGGCTTCTGTTCGGTCTCCTCTTCGTCCTCTTCATCAGAGGCTTCATCGTCAACTTCCAGTTCCTCAACTTCGTCTTCCGTCTCTTCCTCATCCTCAGCGGTTTCAGAAGTTTCTTCTTTCTTACGCGAACGTGAACGTCTTCGGCGTCGACGACGACGGGGCTTCTTCGGTTCTTCCGCTTCTTCTTCCTCGGAGTCTTCTTCTGCAACAGCCGTCTCTTCTTCTTCGGCGACGGCTTCGTCCTCCAGATCCTCTTCGTCGTCTTCTTCAACTTCGAAGGAAACTTCTTCTGAAATCAGACCGAAGCCGAAGGAATCGTCGTCGTCCAGACGTTCGTCTGTCCGTGCGGTGGCAGGGGGATTTTCAGCAGTTTTCTTTTTGCGACTACGCGAACGACGGGAGCGGGCGGGCTTTTCCTGGACTTCTTCTTCAGCTTCAGCAACTACTTCTTCATCCTCTTCGTCTTCATCATCGGCTTCAGCGAAGACATCGTCCTCGTCGTCTTCGTCATCCTCCTCCTCCTCATCATCAGAGGCGGCGGGTCTCTTCGCTGACTTGGAATCGTCTTCGTCCCAGTCCCAGCCGTCCAGAGCATCCCAGTAGGTGTCTTCTTCGTCGTCATCGTCAACGGAAGACTCGGCTGCGACTTGAGCGGCGGGTTCGAAATCTTCTTCGATTTCGTCTTCCTCGTCCTCTTCATCGTCATCGAAGGACGCGATTAATTCATCTTCGTCGTCGTCCTCATCTTCGTCGTCGGCTTCAGCGAAGACATCGTCGTCGTCGTCTTCCTCGTCATCTTCATCAGAGCCGAGTACTTCGGGCTCATCGTCATCGTCATCTTCGAAGATGGCGGAACCGAATCCACTATCGTCGTCGTCATCTTCATCCGTCTCATCCTGAACACGGGAGACGGCAGCAGCCGACGGCTCTGCAGGGGCCGGGGTTTCCGGTTCCTCAGAGGTAGCCTCAACGTCTGCCTCGTCGTCTTCGGGCAGATCATCTTCATCGAAATCGACGGGCTCGGGTTTGACCTGCTGGTCAAAATCAATTCCAAACAGATCACCTGCGAGGGACTCCCAGGAGTCACCTTCACCCGACGGATTCTTGCCAAAAGGCTCTTTGCTTTTATTCATACAGCGCAAAATACACGTTCTTTATTGCTTTTACAAGATTTGCGCCATGTGCGAATCAGTGATATCAGCAGAATTCAGACTTATTTTGAGTACTCGATGTGGCGGATCACAGCCTGCAATTTGCGGGCTTTTTCCAGCATCGCATGATAGCGGGGAACTTTGGAATATCCCACCTGACGCGCCAGCAGGTCTGCTTCTGCACTCAGGACGACTGTACAGGGGATCGATTTCACCTTCAGAGTATCGGCGATTTCCCGGTCTTTGTCGAAATCGAGGTGTACAGGCTCGAATGCCTGATTCAGGTAGCGGGCCATCCGTGGATCGGAGAGGGTATCTTTCTCCAGTTTCCGGCAGTAAGTACACCAGCTGGCATCAAATACGATGAATACCGGCTTGTTACTCTTCATTGCGGCCTGGTGAGCCGTTTCCAGGTCCTGGTGCCACTTGATCTCCTCCGCGACTGATTCCGCGTTCGAGGCTTTTGAATCGGATTTCAAGAGCTCGATACAGATGCCAACCACGACGACAAGTGAAAAGCCAACAACGGCCCACTGGAGCTTCTGGGGAAGTCGTTTCATTTCATAGACTCCTTCATAAGTAAGGTAACCTGATTCGGTATCTATACTTATGTGACTGATAACTGATAGACCCGTTTTATGTGAGCAACTTACAAAATCGTTATAAATCGTTCACTGTGCTTTATCGGTATCAGATGAGGAACTTCTATGAATGATTCGATCGGAATTACCGGTTTGTCGGGCACATGGCCCGTAAAGTTTACCTAACCGGAACAGAATTGGGCTCTGCCACGAAAAAAAGCCAATCCTGAAGCGGGTTCGGCACGATTACCGACCGCCCCAGGCTTGGCTGAATGGACTGTTGTCCCGCCGATTACTCAGAACCAGCTGCCTTCTCGGGAGGCTTGGAATCTGTAGACTTTTTCTCAGATTCCGGCTGCTTCGGGGAGGCTTTTTCCGCAGCGGGCTTGGGTTTCGCCTCTGTTTTGGCGGGCGCCGGTTTACTCTTGCTGTCGGATTTCGCCGGAGCCGGTTTCGCGGACGGAGCCGGTTTCGGCACTGCAGGCTTCCCACCCGGTTGAGCCGGGGCCTTCATACCGGGGAGGTTCAGGCCCGGAATTCCCAGAGCGGGATTACCCGCTCCCGGTTTAGCGGCACCCTCTTCGGGTTTGTCAGCCGGCTCGACCAGGGCTTTCCGCGACATCCGCAGCTTCTCGAAGCTGTTGGCGGAAATTACGTAGTACCAGTCTGCAAACCGCTGATTCAGCTCCTGCACGCGTTCCTGGCCCTTGATGACCTTCTCGTCGTACTCCTTCAGCTGTTTCTCGTAGGTTTTGAGAGCCGACTCATACTTCTTCATCGCGGCTGCATATTCCACTTCCGGATCCGGTTTCTTCTCGCCGGCTTTCTCATCCTTCTTGTCAGTCGCTTTCGCATCGGCGGGTTTATCGCCGTCCGCTTTTTCTTTCGTCTCAGCCGGCTTTTCCGGTTTGGTCGGCTTCTGTGGCGGATCGCCGATAAAGGACGGGTCGAAAGTCACCGTCACGAACAGGTAGCGGCTGGTCTTCATGGCATCATTTTCTTCCGATTTGCCTGGTTTCTCTACCGCTTCCTCTGCTTTATCGCCAGCTTTCTTCTCTTTCGAATCCGCTTTTTCTGCATCTTGCGCTGGGGCTTTCTCACTCTTCTCTTTGCTGCCGTTACCGACTTCGATATCCAGCGTGCTGCCAGTGAAGATTTCACCAAAATAGAGCGAGTAGACCACACCCTGGTTGGTGACTACGATCACTTCCCCTTCGTTGGATACCAGCTGCTGACCGCCCGAAGCTGTCTGGGCCACGATGAAACCTTTGCTCTGCAGGTCGACAAAATCGAGTGCATTTTTCAGCTGCAACTGTCCCGACTTCTTGAGCTCCGCAGCGATGGCGGCCGGCTTGGGACGGATTCCCTGAATCTTGAGGTCGACCAGAGTGTTGATCATCTGGTTGACATCCGCGGTGTTCAGTTTCTCGGTCTCGGTATTCAGGCCTTCCAGTTCCCAGGGAGAGCTGGAGTTCTTGCGTTTCAGCGTCGAAAGTTCCTCGTCCACCAGGCGCCGATTGGTTTCATCGATCGAGTATTTATTTACGATGATTTCCACCAGTCGATCCCGGTCGACCTTCAGCAGATCCGGTTCGATCCAGTCCGAGAAATCAGAGGAGAGATCCACGTTGAGCTTAGTCCGGTAGACCGAATCTTCGTCGACTTTCCGCACATAATATTCATTGGGTTGTTCCGGCACCTGTTTACCGATAATAAAGTCGACCAGCGGCGCACCACCCTCTTTGGACAGTGTCAGACGCTGACCGCGGCCCTGCAGGTTGGTGTTCGATTCGTCCAGTGGATCGATGACGCCAAAACGTTCATGGTCGCTTTTTCGCCGACTTTCCAGGGCACCGCGAACTACTCCTACCAGGGAAGTGGCGGTTTCCGCCAGTTCGTCTTCGGCGTCAGCCGGGTAGTCGTGGTGCGACGGAATCCGCCAGGCACCGTTTTTATAGTCCACGTTGAAGACTTTCAGCGTGGCGGAATCTTCATCGTAGCTCACCACCCGCAGCGCTCGCGCCTGGGTCGGATCCGTGAAGTCCGGATAGAATTCTTCGCCTACCTTTTCATAACCCGTCAGCTCGACCGGTTGCGAGGCGCGATCGGTTACGAACGCCGCAATTAAGGCAACCACGGCGATTCCCACAAAGGTCAATGTTCTTGTCGTTTCATTCATGGCAAACGTTTTACTTAAAACAAGTGGTTTAAGATGGATTGAAACTGGCCGCGGGGGCTGCGTTTATTTCAGTCTCCGGTCCGGAGCAATATTCTGGTTCTCGTGCTTCAAGCGGAAGAACAGGAAACAGATTCCCAACAGGATCGCCGGGAAGGGGGGCACCAGAATTGCATACCAGCGAATCCGATTTTCAATTTCCCGAATCTGTCGCTCGGTCTGAGCTTTGATCTTTTCGACCTGTTGCTGTTTTTCCCGTTCGATCTTGGCTTCATCGACTTCCAGCCGACGACTTTCGTTTTCTTCAGCCATTCGTAAACGGATCTGTTTTTCCCGGCTGTCCATGGAAGGATCTTTTTCGATCCTTTCCCGTTGTTCTTTGAGACGGTCACGGGCTTCCTCCAGTTTGGCTTCAGCGACCTCGTTGGCCTTTTCCCGTTCCGCGTTTCGCTCTTTGATGAAGACCGAAGTTTCGCGTTCGACCAGTGTCAGCGTGCGATGCTTCTGACGCCGTTTGCGGAGCGAGATATAGGAATCGTCCCCGGCCAGTTGGTCGACACAGTTCAACAGGAAGGTCACGTTGTCGATCTTCAGACCGAAAGCCTGACGCTCGCGGATGTTAAACAGCTCATCGGAAATCAGGTCGGCATCTGCGACGAAGATCACATTCAGGTCTTTCACTTTTGATTTCGGAGTCGAAGTGATGTGGGCCGCCAGGACGTGGGCGTGTTCGTCGATCACGCGGACCGGATCCTGCACGATGCGGACCGAATTGAAGAACGGGCTGGTGATCTCACCCCAGGCCAGCAGACCGGAGTTGGGACCGGTACGCAGCAGCGGTTCGAAATTCAGATCCCGGTCTTTCCGCGGACGGATACTGCCCGGGAAGAAGGTCAGCATTTCCTGCAGACCACTGGTGATGTTACTGTCCAGGCTGAAGGCGCTTTTCGTTCCACTCTTGGGGCTGATGAAGATCAGCTCAGGACGCACGACTTCGGCAAACTCAGGATGCGGATTGAAGTAATCAAATACCACTTCCCCGTTATCCCAGGCGATCTCCAGCAGGTTCATCAGGGGCGTCAATCGGCCTTCATAAGCCTTAGGAGTTGGCGGCGGTTGACGCATTCCCATCATGCCTCCCGGACTCGGTTTGGGCATGCGAGGCGCCATCTGAATGCCGCGTCCTCCACCGAAGACGGGCAGCGGGTCATCACAGATCAACGTCGGTTTCCCTTTCTTGACGTAGTCCACCAGATTTTTGAGCTGGGGTTCGGTCAATGATGAGGGGAGTACCGCCAGCAGAACATCGTAATCGGTGTCGCTGATCGGCGAATCGGGTGAGACCTGCTCGACCCGGTACTGTTTCTTGAGTTCACTCACAATCAGCCACGGAGGCTGGTTGCCGCCCATGCTCATATCCAGACCACCAAAAATGCTGGCATCCGTATTCAGAATGCCGACCGTCAGACGATCATCTTTGGAGACTGTGCGGATGGAACGGGTCAGCTCGTATTCGATAGGTGTCCCGACGTTGAAGAACGGAATCACCACTTCATCGGTTGCGCTCTTCACGACGGCACCCATGAAGATGGTTTCCACGTAAGCCCGTCCACCCCGTTCGGTCTGAACCCGTTGGGGAGAGATGTCCAGCAGGCGGGCTTCCTCTTCTTCCTTGCTGAACGGCTCAACGTCAACGAATCGCACCTGCAGGCGTTTGCCGCCCAGCTGGTCATATTCCCGCAGCAGACCGATCAGTCGTTTGCGGATCGGCACGTATTCCCGCGAGACTTCCGGGCTGATGAAGGCTTCAATCGTAACGGGGTTTTTATCGTCGATCTTGGAGATCAGGTCTTTCGTCGTCTGTGACAGACTGTAAACTCTTTCGCTCGTCATATCGATGCGGCTACTGCCGTAGGAGACAATCGCATTCACGCTGATCAGAATCACTGCCAGCGAAACGGTTCGCACCAGGTACTGCAGACCCATTGAATTCTGCTCCTGGGAACTCCAGTGTCGGCGGGTGATGAGCACCCGGTTCAGGTACAGCATCATGATCGCCAGCGAGATGAAGTACAGCACCGAGGCCAGCGGCAGAACACCCGTGTTGAAATCCTGGAACTGTTCGACCAGGCTCAGGCTCTGAATCAGATTACTGGAAGGAACCACCTGTCCGATGAAGACCGGGATCGCGCAGATCACGGTTCCCAGCACAAACGCGACCGTGGTGCTGCTCGTCAGCGCGGAAGCGAACATGCCCGCAGAGAGCAGGGACGCACCCGCCAGCCAGTATCCAAAATAAGTCGTGAACATCAGCCCCATATCCGGGTTGCCGATGCTGGAGAGCACAAAAATATGCGTGACCGAGAACAGCAGGGCGATCGTGTAAACCGCCAGTACCGCCAGGAATTTGCCCAGCAGGACTTCCAGGTCCGAAGCGGGTAGGGTAAACAGCAGTTCGTCCGTGCCCAGTTTTTTCTCATCGGCCCAGACACCCATCGTAATTGCCGGGATGATGAACAGCAGCAGCAGGGGGTACCACAGGCTCAACTGATCCAGGTTCGCCTGGTTGTTGGCGAAGAACTGCTGGTTGAAGGCAGCGAAGGCACCGGCGACCACGAACACGACAATAAACAGATAGCCGAGCACTCCAGAGAAGTAGCTCTGTACGTTTCGCTTGAAGACGGCCAATACAACGTTGTTCCGCAACATAACAGAAGGGTCCTTACGTCAGCTTTATGAGATAACGAAATTGGTCGGTGAAAATGAAATTATGCGTGTGTCAGTTTGTGGAAGCGTTCTTCCATGTCTTCCTGACTGTTACCCAGCTCATCGACAGGGCCATCGAATACAACCGAACCCTGGTTAATCAGGATCACGCGGCTGCAGACGGCTTTGACTTCCTGCAGAATATGAGTCGAAAGCAGAATGGTCTTGGTTTTCCCCAGGCTGCGAATCAGGTCTCGAACAGACTGGTTCTGGTTGGGGTCGAGACCGCTGGTCGGTTCATCCAGAATCAGGATGTCTGGATCGTGCAGCAGGGCCTGGGCCATGCCCACACGTTGCCGGAAACCGCGGGAGAGTTTGCGAATCGGCTTTTTCCAGACGGTGCTTAAGTCGCACTTTTCCATCACAAACTCGAGTCGGTTACTGAGCTCGGCACTCGACATGCCCCGCACGCCACCCACGTATTTCAGGAAGCCCAGCGGCGTCATTTCTTCGTAGAGTGGACCGTTTTCCGGTAGATAGCCCAGTTTCTGACTGGCTTCAATCCGGTGCGTGCTGACATCAAACCCGCCGACGCGGGCCTGTCCTTCGCTGGGGGACAGAAAGCCGGTCAGCAGTTTCATCGTAGTCGATTTGCCTGCACCGTTTGGTCCCAGGAATGCTGCGACCTGGCCGCGGGGTACGGAAAATGTCACATCGCGGGTTGCAGCGAACTGGCCATAGAACTTACTCAGCCCGATCGCCTCGATCATGTTTTCGGAAGCCGTGCCCGTCGCTGACCCGGCAGGAGCTTGCTGAACCTGTTCCGACATTAGAATAATTCTCCCGATGATTATCTCGTGGTTGATTCAACAGTATGGATGTTCCAGTCCGGTCCGTCCGCCGGACCGCCTCGTTTATTGATACGGTCCCAGTCGGCAGACAACTGGAAGATTTGTCCATTTTTAACTGGTAAGTGTTGAAAATACAACGTAGGTGGTGAGTACGTTTTGAGTTACCTGGATCTTCGTGGCTGGCTCGTTCTCACCGGCGTCCTTCTGTGGAACCGGAAAACAGAGTCAGATCCGACGGTACCTCTATAGAAATAAACGCCTTTTTTTCGCTTGTCCAGCCGGTTTTACGAAAAATCAGTCCGCTGTCAGGGAATAAAAAATCGGTTGTACCGTCTGCCGATACAACCGATTTGTGTCTGTGATCCTGTTCGAGGATTACTCCTGAACGACTTCGACTTCCTGATCCATGGTTTCAAAGTGCTTCTGGACGTTGTACTTCGCCAGCAGATCTTTGCCCCAGTTCTGGATTGTCTGCACCTGCTCCTGCTGGGCCATCGGCAGGTAAGGTGAGAAGAAGAAGAACAGGTCCGTTTTCAGGAATTCCTGGTACATCGCAGTCTGGCCGCCCGGTGTGGACGGAATCCGGTTGATGACTTTGACCACGTAGCAGATCGACTTGTCGGCATTCAGAGCCACGCCCACATCCCCTTCCTGCATGTTGTCGAAGACCTGTTCCATGAAGTCGTTGCCGGCTCCATCGATGGCAGAGATCGTCGAGAGTTCAGGCCGGGGGAAAGCGAACGGGTTGCTTGCACCGGCGGTTGAGGTCCGCATCCAGCTGAAGGATTCGGTGGTCTGCGTTAACAGTTCCGTTCCCTCTTTTTTACCGGTGATGGTCTGCCCCTTCAGAGCAGTCTGCATGTCTTCGTCTTTCGCTTTGGTGATCAAAGCCTTGAGTTCTTCTGCCCGTTTCTGAGCCAGCGGACGGGCTTTTTCAGTTTTGATCTGGGCAATGATCTCCTGCTTGATTTCCGGATCGTCGAACTTGGGTACCATTGTGTCGGTATGAGCGACTTTCCAGTAAGAAATCAAAGCACTGGAGAAGGAATCTTCCGCTTCGAAAGTCGTGTAAAGCTGATCCATGGGGGTACCGAACAGCTGCTCGAGCACGGTTCGCGGCTGCGCCGTGAATTCATTCAGGGTGGGCTCACGTGCGGTACCCAGCGGGTATTTCTCAGACTCCATGAGTTCCCGGGCGGTCATCATGGGGGTGATGTTATACACGAGCTTGTTCTTGGCTGCATAGCTCTTGAGCTGCTCGGTGATCTCCTTTGGGGTCGGAGGATTCTCACCAGTAGCAGGACTGTTGATCTTGTAGCTCAAGTCATTCATGAAGGTCGCGGCTGCGTTGTTCTTCTGCTGCATCAGCTCGAGAGTGCGTTCCCGCAGCAGCTGATCGCGAATTTCACTTTTCAACTCATCGTTGAGTGGACGGTAAGGTTCCAGCGGAGGAGCAGCCGTCGTCGCACTTTCCGGTTGAGAGTCTGCCGGTTTGTCAGCAGGTTTCTCAGCTGGCTGTGCTGGTTTGCTTTCAGGCTTCGCAGCTGGTTTGGCAGGCTTATCAGCTGGCTTCGTTTCTGCAGCGGGAGCCGTTTCTTTTTTCGCAGGTTCCTTGGCTGCAGACTCTTTCTTGGCAGGCTGCTTTTCATCCAGCAGTGCTACGAAAATTGTCTGGTTGGAATCGAGAGCACTTGTTTTGTCTTTCGATTCTGTTTTGGGTTTCTCTGCTTCCGGTTTCGCTTCGGGCTTGAGTTTTTCCTCAGCCTTGGGAGCCGGTGTTTTGGCTTTCTCTGCCGAACCAGCCTTGGGAGCCTCTGGCTTCGCAGGTGCTTTCTCTTCAGCAGCTGGTTTAGGTGCAACAGGTTTAGGTGCTTCGACCGGTTGATCTCCCTGCGGAGCGACAGGAGCTCCCGGGAAGTTCATGTTCGGATCGTTGGGAATCGGATTATTTTTGTAAAGCGTTTCCTTGTTCTCTTCGTAGAACGCTTTGATCTCTGCTTCTGTAACAGCCTTTACCTGCTTTTCGGTCTCTTCGTAGTCGGCCAGCAGGTATTCGACTTTCACTTTGGGAGGCTGCAGCAGCCCCGGTGCTCCCGGACCTTTTTCGTTGGGCATGACCGCTTTGTAATTTTCGTAGAATGCCTTCATCTCGGCTTCAGTCGGTTCGGCGATCTCTTTCTTGAAATCTTCGACCGGCAGGGCTGCCACTTCCAGTTCTTCGCGTACGTTGAATTTCTGATAGAAGTTCCAGTACTGATCCGGGGTCAGCGAGACTTCAGGGCTCTTCAGTTGGAAGG
This is a stretch of genomic DNA from Gimesia sp.. It encodes these proteins:
- a CDS encoding Gldg family protein codes for the protein MLRNNVVLAVFKRNVQSYFSGVLGYLFIVVFVVAGAFAAFNQQFFANNQANLDQLSLWYPLLLLFIIPAITMGVWADEKKLGTDELLFTLPASDLEVLLGKFLAVLAVYTIALLFSVTHIFVLSSIGNPDMGLMFTTYFGYWLAGASLLSAGMFASALTSSTTVAFVLGTVICAIPVFIGQVVPSSNLIQSLSLVEQFQDFNTGVLPLASVLYFISLAIMMLYLNRVLITRRHWSSQEQNSMGLQYLVRTVSLAVILISVNAIVSYGSSRIDMTSERVYSLSQTTKDLISKIDDKNPVTIEAFISPEVSREYVPIRKRLIGLLREYDQLGGKRLQVRFVDVEPFSKEEEEARLLDISPQRVQTERGGRAYVETIFMGAVVKSATDEVVIPFFNVGTPIEYELTRSIRTVSKDDRLTVGILNTDASIFGGLDMSMGGNQPPWLIVSELKKQYRVEQVSPDSPISDTDYDVLLAVLPSSLTEPQLKNLVDYVKKGKPTLICDDPLPVFGGGRGIQMAPRMPKPSPGGMMGMRQPPPTPKAYEGRLTPLMNLLEIAWDNGEVVFDYFNPHPEFAEVVRPELIFISPKSGTKSAFSLDSNITSGLQEMLTFFPGSIRPRKDRDLNFEPLLRTGPNSGLLAWGEITSPFFNSVRIVQDPVRVIDEHAHVLAAHITSTPKSKVKDLNVIFVADADLISDELFNIRERQAFGLKIDNVTFLLNCVDQLAGDDSYISLRKRRQKHRTLTLVERETSVFIKERNAEREKANEVAEAKLEEARDRLKEQRERIEKDPSMDSREKQIRLRMAEENESRRLEVDEAKIEREKQQQVEKIKAQTERQIREIENRIRWYAILVPPFPAILLGICFLFFRLKHENQNIAPDRRLK
- a CDS encoding ABC transporter ATP-binding protein; the protein is MSEQVQQAPAGSATGTASENMIEAIGLSKFYGQFAATRDVTFSVPRGQVAAFLGPNGAGKSTTMKLLTGFLSPSEGQARVGGFDVSTHRIEASQKLGYLPENGPLYEEMTPLGFLKYVGGVRGMSSAELSNRLEFVMEKCDLSTVWKKPIRKLSRGFRQRVGMAQALLHDPDILILDEPTSGLDPNQNQSVRDLIRSLGKTKTILLSTHILQEVKAVCSRVILINQGSVVFDGPVDELGNSQEDMEERFHKLTHA